A section of the Jaculus jaculus isolate mJacJac1 chromosome 6, mJacJac1.mat.Y.cur, whole genome shotgun sequence genome encodes:
- the LOC101599186 gene encoding lithostathine-1 yields MAQRNTYFILVSCLVYLSPSQGQEAEEDLPSARITCPEGANAYGSYCYYFMEERMTWADADLFCQNMNSGYLVSVLNQAEGNFLASLIKESGTTDSFVWIGLHDPKRNRRWHWSSGSLSIYKSWATGAPNSANRGYCGTLTSKTGYKKWKDESCDSLYSFVCKF; encoded by the exons ATGGCTCAGAGGAACACATACTTTATTCTGGTCTCCTGCCTGGTATACTTGTCTCCAAGCCAAG GCCAGGAAGCTGAGGAAGACCTGCCCTCTGCCCGCATCACCTGCCCAGAAGGTGCCAATGCTTATGGTTCCTACTGTTACTACTTCATGGAAGAGCGCATGACCTGGGCTGATGCAGAT CTCTTTTGCCAGAACATGAATTCCGGCTACTTGGTGTCTGTCCTCAACCAGGCTGAGGGCAACTTTTTGGCTTCTCTGATTAAGGAGAGTGGGACTACAGATTCTTTTGTTTGGATCGGTCTCCATGATCCCAAACGG AACCGACGTTGGCACTGGAGCAGTGGGTCCCTGTCTATCTACAAATCCTGGGCCACTGGAGCACCAAACAGTGCGAATCGTGGTTATTGTGGGACCCTAACTTCAAAAACAG GATACAAGAAATGGAAGGATGAGTCATGTGACTCTCTGTACTCTTTTGTCTGCAAGTTCTGA